The following coding sequences lie in one Miscanthus floridulus cultivar M001 chromosome 9, ASM1932011v1, whole genome shotgun sequence genomic window:
- the LOC136483792 gene encoding uncharacterized protein isoform X2 encodes MILWIRHVLMCEVQALSLDIGRFTIPGDPCLEVGNLPLVSQNLKRLKLESQQVNDSFLDFSRCPALEVLEFDDCEFLDCHRISSQSLKFLSFSNCDFDTEFCTYIYAPNLISLWLEVTEDWTPLLERMPSLVEAVVKIKFCDDSYCGRCGDEDCSSRYTVHGDSVDTVLLQGLSEAQSLVLMSDIRVCVFRRDLKCCPMFSNLKTLSLNEYWCMPDFSSLTCILEHSPILEKLTLQLFCKESKTEVEMKGSPDTMEKSNVISEHLKIVEVKCEVVDEKVLNVLKFLSKLSICSFRFQF; translated from the exons ATGATACTCTGGATCCGGCATGTTCTGATGTGCGAAGTCCAGGCGCTAAGCCTTGATATTGGTAGGTTTACCATTCCTGGGGACCCCTGTCTTGAGGTGGGCAATCTGCCTCTCGTCTCGCAGAATCTGAAGAGGCTAAAGCTCGAAAGTCAACAAGTCAATGATAGCTTCCTTGACTTCTCCAGGTGCCCGGCATTGGAAGTCCTTGAGTTCGACGATTGTGAATTCCTTGACTGCCATAGGATTTCATCACAATCTCTAAAGTTTCTAAGTTTCAGTAACTGCGATTTTGATACAGAGTTTTGCACTTATATTTATGCCCCGAATCTCATTTCACTTTGGCTTGAAGTCACTGAAGACTGGACTCCTTTGCTTGAGAGAATGCCTTCCTTGGTAGAAGCAGTTGTTAAAATCAAATTTTGTGATGACTCTTATTGTGGGCGTTGTGGGGATGAGGACTGCTCTTCTCGTTATACAGTACATGGTGATTCTGTTGACACTGTGCTTCTCCAAGGTTTATCAGAAGCTCAGAGTTTGGTGCTGATGTCTGATATTAGAGTG TGTGTATTCAGAAGGGACTTGAAATGTTGCCCCATGTTTAGTAACTTGAAGACTCTCTCACTCAATGAATACTGGTGTATGCCTGACTTCAGCTCGCTAACTTGTATTCTAGAACATTCACCTATTTTAGAGAAGCTCACTCTTCAACTATTTTGCAAG GAATCCAAAACTGAAGTGGAAATGAAAGGAAGCCCTGATACAATGGAGAAATCAAATGTAATATCAGAGCATCTTAAAATTGTGGAAGTTAAATGTGAAGTGGTCGATGAAAAAGTGCTGAATGTTTTGAAGTTTCTCAGTAAACTTAGCATAT
- the LOC136483792 gene encoding uncharacterized protein isoform X3, which yields MPSLVEAVVKIKFCDDSYCGRCGDEDCSSRYTVHGDSVDTVLLQGLSEAQSLVLMSDIRVVYSSLQCVFRRDLKCCPMFSNLKTLSLNEYWCMPDFSSLTCILEHSPILEKLTLQLFCKESKTEVEMKGSPDTMEKSNVISEHLKIVEVKCEVVDEKVLNVLKFLSKLSICSFRFQF from the exons ATGCCTTCCTTGGTAGAAGCAGTTGTTAAAATCAAATTTTGTGATGACTCTTATTGTGGGCGTTGTGGGGATGAGGACTGCTCTTCTCGTTATACAGTACATGGTGATTCTGTTGACACTGTGCTTCTCCAAGGTTTATCAGAAGCTCAGAGTTTGGTGCTGATGTCTGATATTAGAGTG GTTTATTCATCTTTGCAGTGTGTATTCAGAAGGGACTTGAAATGTTGCCCCATGTTTAGTAACTTGAAGACTCTCTCACTCAATGAATACTGGTGTATGCCTGACTTCAGCTCGCTAACTTGTATTCTAGAACATTCACCTATTTTAGAGAAGCTCACTCTTCAACTATTTTGCAAG GAATCCAAAACTGAAGTGGAAATGAAAGGAAGCCCTGATACAATGGAGAAATCAAATGTAATATCAGAGCATCTTAAAATTGTGGAAGTTAAATGTGAAGTGGTCGATGAAAAAGTGCTGAATGTTTTGAAGTTTCTCAGTAAACTTAGCATAT
- the LOC136483792 gene encoding uncharacterized protein isoform X1 yields MILWIRHVLMCEVQALSLDIGRFTIPGDPCLEVGNLPLVSQNLKRLKLESQQVNDSFLDFSRCPALEVLEFDDCEFLDCHRISSQSLKFLSFSNCDFDTEFCTYIYAPNLISLWLEVTEDWTPLLERMPSLVEAVVKIKFCDDSYCGRCGDEDCSSRYTVHGDSVDTVLLQGLSEAQSLVLMSDIRVVYSSLQCVFRRDLKCCPMFSNLKTLSLNEYWCMPDFSSLTCILEHSPILEKLTLQLFCKESKTEVEMKGSPDTMEKSNVISEHLKIVEVKCEVVDEKVLNVLKFLSKLSICSFRFQF; encoded by the exons ATGATACTCTGGATCCGGCATGTTCTGATGTGCGAAGTCCAGGCGCTAAGCCTTGATATTGGTAGGTTTACCATTCCTGGGGACCCCTGTCTTGAGGTGGGCAATCTGCCTCTCGTCTCGCAGAATCTGAAGAGGCTAAAGCTCGAAAGTCAACAAGTCAATGATAGCTTCCTTGACTTCTCCAGGTGCCCGGCATTGGAAGTCCTTGAGTTCGACGATTGTGAATTCCTTGACTGCCATAGGATTTCATCACAATCTCTAAAGTTTCTAAGTTTCAGTAACTGCGATTTTGATACAGAGTTTTGCACTTATATTTATGCCCCGAATCTCATTTCACTTTGGCTTGAAGTCACTGAAGACTGGACTCCTTTGCTTGAGAGAATGCCTTCCTTGGTAGAAGCAGTTGTTAAAATCAAATTTTGTGATGACTCTTATTGTGGGCGTTGTGGGGATGAGGACTGCTCTTCTCGTTATACAGTACATGGTGATTCTGTTGACACTGTGCTTCTCCAAGGTTTATCAGAAGCTCAGAGTTTGGTGCTGATGTCTGATATTAGAGTG GTTTATTCATCTTTGCAGTGTGTATTCAGAAGGGACTTGAAATGTTGCCCCATGTTTAGTAACTTGAAGACTCTCTCACTCAATGAATACTGGTGTATGCCTGACTTCAGCTCGCTAACTTGTATTCTAGAACATTCACCTATTTTAGAGAAGCTCACTCTTCAACTATTTTGCAAG GAATCCAAAACTGAAGTGGAAATGAAAGGAAGCCCTGATACAATGGAGAAATCAAATGTAATATCAGAGCATCTTAAAATTGTGGAAGTTAAATGTGAAGTGGTCGATGAAAAAGTGCTGAATGTTTTGAAGTTTCTCAGTAAACTTAGCATAT